The Fulvivirga ligni genome window below encodes:
- the floA gene encoding flotillin-like protein FloA (flotillin-like protein involved in membrane lipid rafts) — MTTFTLIIIGSILFGLWLLFFIFPIDLWITATFSGVKVNLFDMVFMRFRKVPPKLIVRSLILATKAGIKDVTTSQLETHYLAHGNLENVIKALIVADKANLEMNFKQAAAIDLAGRDVLQAVQVSVTPYIIVVPAITAVSIDGIQLIAEARVTVRTNIQTLVGGAGEATIQARVGQGIISRIGATASYLEVLERPEEISKRVLANGLDAGTAFEILSIDIADINIGQNIGAKLQIDQAQADLSVANAKAEKRRAMAIAQEQEMIARIQEAKAKVIQAEAEIPVALSEAFREGRLLGRRRQQPRG, encoded by the coding sequence ATGACCACTTTTACTTTAATTATTATTGGCAGTATCCTGTTTGGGCTGTGGTTATTGTTTTTCATCTTCCCTATTGACCTTTGGATTACAGCTACTTTTTCCGGAGTAAAGGTGAATCTCTTTGATATGGTATTTATGAGGTTCAGAAAGGTGCCTCCTAAACTCATCGTCAGATCATTAATACTGGCAACGAAGGCAGGCATAAAGGATGTGACTACCAGTCAGTTGGAGACGCACTATCTGGCTCATGGCAATCTGGAAAATGTTATTAAAGCTTTGATTGTTGCAGATAAGGCAAATCTTGAAATGAACTTTAAGCAGGCCGCGGCTATCGATCTGGCTGGTAGGGATGTGTTGCAGGCTGTACAGGTGTCGGTTACACCGTATATTATCGTGGTCCCGGCCATCACAGCTGTTTCTATTGATGGTATTCAGCTGATAGCGGAGGCCAGGGTTACCGTTAGAACAAACATTCAAACCCTGGTGGGTGGTGCTGGTGAAGCCACCATTCAGGCCAGAGTGGGACAGGGAATTATTTCCAGAATAGGTGCCACTGCCAGTTATCTGGAAGTATTGGAGAGGCCGGAAGAAATTTCTAAAAGGGTATTAGCCAATGGATTAGATGCAGGTACTGCTTTTGAAATATTATCAATTGATATTGCAGATATCAATATAGGTCAGAATATAGGAGCAAAACTACAGATAGATCAGGCACAGGCAGATCTTAGCGTAGCTAATGCAAAGGCTGAAAAGAGAAGAGCCATGGCTATAGCCCAGGAGCAGGAAATGATCGCGCGCATTCAGGAGGCTAAAGCGAAGGTGATACAAGCAGAAGCTGAAATACCGGTTGCTTTATCTGAAGCGTTTAGAGAGGGGAGACTGTTGGGACGCCGAAGACAGCAGCCTAGAGGTTAG
- a CDS encoding superoxide dismutase, translating into MAFELPALPYAYDALDANIDAQTMEIHHSKHHGGYVAKLNAAVEGTDAEGKSLEDLMKNVSKFGGGVRNNGGGHFNHSLFWNILSPSPATAPSGALKEAIDKKFGSLEAFKEEFANAASTRFGSGWAWLSVDASGELAVSSTPNQDNPLMDVAEQQGTPILGLDVWEHAYYLKYQNKRPDYISAFWNVLDWKAVEANYAKATA; encoded by the coding sequence ATGGCATTCGAATTACCGGCATTACCATATGCATATGATGCATTGGACGCCAATATAGACGCACAAACTATGGAAATCCACCATTCTAAGCACCATGGTGGTTATGTGGCTAAACTTAATGCAGCAGTAGAAGGAACTGATGCTGAAGGAAAGTCTTTAGAAGATTTAATGAAAAATGTAAGCAAGTTTGGTGGAGGGGTAAGAAACAATGGTGGTGGTCACTTCAACCATTCATTGTTCTGGAACATCCTATCTCCATCTCCGGCTACAGCACCAAGCGGAGCTTTGAAAGAAGCTATTGATAAGAAATTTGGTAGCCTTGAGGCTTTCAAAGAAGAGTTTGCTAACGCAGCATCTACAAGATTTGGATCAGGCTGGGCATGGCTATCAGTAGATGCAAGCGGTGAGCTAGCAGTATCATCTACTCCAAATCAGGACAATCCTTTGATGGATGTAGCTGAGCAGCAAGGAACTCCTATCTTAGGACTTGACGTTTGGGAGCATGCTTACTACCTAAAATACCAAAACAAAAGACCTGATTACATCAGCGCATTCTGGAATGTACTAGACTGGAAAGCAGTGGAAGCAAACTATGCAAAAGCAACTGCTTAA
- a CDS encoding c-type cytochrome: MKRNIGFTAVVALFGLLILTAMKTHPQQEGGLEKSIARGKLVYEQNCLSCHQANGGGVPNIAPTLSQTTYVLEDKKKLIHIVLDGFNEDVEINGMYFSNPMPSFDALSDQQVADVLTYIRNNFENKAEAITTAEVKAERGK; this comes from the coding sequence ATGAAGAGAAATATAGGATTTACCGCTGTAGTAGCGCTTTTTGGCCTATTAATATTAACAGCTATGAAAACTCATCCTCAGCAAGAAGGAGGCTTAGAGAAGAGTATAGCAAGGGGAAAATTGGTTTATGAGCAAAACTGTCTTTCTTGCCATCAGGCAAATGGTGGTGGAGTGCCGAACATTGCACCCACACTAAGCCAGACCACCTACGTGTTGGAAGATAAAAAGAAGTTGATCCATATTGTTTTAGATGGGTTTAATGAAGATGTAGAGATTAACGGTATGTATTTCTCTAACCCGATGCCTTCTTTTGATGCACTATCTGATCAGCAAGTGGCTGATGTGCTTACTTATATTAGAAACAATTTTGAGAACAAAGCTGAAGCTATTACAACCGCCGAAGTGAAAGCTGAAAGAGGAAAGTAA
- a CDS encoding M23 family metallopeptidase, producing the protein MKKRKLIFLILLVVLIIGFIIPQNLQMPVQGASSSDYNSKSFWYYPWGKSVTHKGVDIFAKDGTKINSSTKGLVLYSGEIMMGGKTVLVLGPKWRVHYYAHLKDIKTSIFSLVGTQDEIGTVGTSGNAKGKSPHLHYSIVTLLPYIWRIDDDRQGWKKMFYLNPIEYLQ; encoded by the coding sequence TTGAAAAAACGAAAACTAATTTTCCTAATTCTTCTAGTGGTATTAATCATTGGATTTATTATACCTCAGAATCTACAGATGCCAGTGCAAGGCGCCAGTAGTTCTGATTATAACTCTAAATCATTTTGGTATTATCCATGGGGCAAATCTGTTACCCATAAAGGAGTGGATATCTTTGCCAAAGATGGCACTAAAATTAATTCCTCAACTAAGGGATTAGTGCTATATTCTGGAGAGATTATGATGGGAGGAAAGACTGTTTTGGTGCTTGGCCCAAAATGGAGGGTTCACTATTATGCTCACCTCAAAGATATTAAAACAAGTATTTTTTCTTTAGTTGGTACACAAGATGAAATAGGAACAGTTGGTACAAGCGGAAATGCTAAAGGAAAATCTCCCCACTTACATTATTCCATTGTTACATTATTGCCATACATCTGGAGAATTGACGATGACAGGCAAGGATGGAAAAAAATGTTTTATTTGAACCCAATTGAGTATCTGCAATAA
- a CDS encoding PQQ-dependent sugar dehydrogenase has translation MRKILLFIFLALPVAMTLAAHNEPGDKDKPSKKAELKMPAGFTASIMAENIGQARHIAVTQSGQVYVKLNRPVNGKGILLLDDKDKDGTMETVMSFGNYGGTGIYLDNNYLYASSNSEVFRYKLDKNQVVTNPDSPEKIVTGLKDKRQHNSKSIVLDGAGNIYVNIGAYSNACQEKDRTKGSPGMEPCPILDSAGGIWQFKADQLDQSYGEGTRYATGLRNVVGLDWNKETNSLFVTQHGRDQLHDLFPEMYTTEQSAVLPAETLYEMEKGDDAGWPYVYYDQIQKKKILAPEFGGDGKKTGAKNAIDPALAFPGHLAPNGLVFYTGDQFPEKYQNGAFIAFHGSWNRAPEPQEGYYVVFAPFKNGKPTGEWEVFADGFAGADNIASPGDAKHRPCGLAIGPDGSLYVSDDVKGNIYKIEYKK, from the coding sequence ATGAGAAAGATATTACTCTTCATATTTCTGGCATTACCAGTAGCTATGACTCTGGCCGCCCATAACGAGCCAGGAGATAAAGATAAGCCATCTAAAAAAGCTGAACTTAAAATGCCTGCGGGATTCACAGCTTCAATAATGGCTGAAAACATAGGTCAGGCAAGACATATTGCCGTAACACAATCCGGCCAGGTGTATGTAAAACTCAATAGACCTGTGAATGGTAAAGGTATATTATTACTGGATGACAAAGACAAAGATGGGACCATGGAAACTGTCATGTCTTTTGGAAACTATGGAGGCACAGGCATCTACCTGGACAACAACTATTTATACGCTTCATCTAATAGTGAGGTATTTAGATATAAGCTTGATAAAAATCAGGTGGTGACTAACCCTGATTCTCCGGAGAAAATTGTAACTGGCTTGAAAGATAAGAGACAGCACAACTCAAAATCTATAGTACTAGATGGCGCCGGCAATATCTATGTAAATATAGGTGCTTACTCTAATGCCTGCCAGGAAAAAGACCGAACTAAAGGATCTCCAGGTATGGAGCCATGCCCCATTCTTGATTCTGCTGGTGGCATCTGGCAGTTTAAGGCTGACCAGCTTGACCAGTCTTATGGTGAAGGCACGCGATATGCTACCGGCCTAAGAAATGTAGTAGGACTTGACTGGAACAAGGAAACGAACAGCCTTTTCGTGACGCAACACGGCAGAGATCAGCTTCATGATCTATTCCCAGAAATGTATACCACAGAACAATCAGCGGTTTTACCAGCGGAAACTTTGTACGAAATGGAAAAGGGTGACGATGCCGGTTGGCCATATGTTTACTATGATCAGATACAAAAGAAGAAAATTTTGGCTCCTGAGTTTGGTGGTGATGGTAAAAAAACCGGAGCTAAGAATGCTATTGATCCTGCTTTAGCCTTTCCCGGGCACTTAGCACCTAATGGCCTAGTATTCTACACAGGTGATCAGTTCCCTGAAAAATATCAAAACGGCGCATTTATAGCTTTCCATGGCTCATGGAACAGAGCTCCTGAGCCTCAGGAAGGATATTATGTAGTATTTGCTCCATTTAAAAATGGGAAGCCTACCGGAGAATGGGAAGTATTTGCTGATGGTTTTGCAGGTGCAGATAATATAGCTTCTCCTGGTGATGCTAAGCACCGCCCATGTGGACTTGCCATAGGACCAGATGGCTCCCTTTATGTATCGGACGATGTGAAAGGCAATATTTATAAAATTGAATACAAGAAATAA
- a CDS encoding TolB family protein, protein MKLYLITLFLFATSWATAQNKIGLFDAHGDVGAVKNHGFASYNAKDQTYTIGGSGTNMWGDHDEFHFLWTTLQGDFILRAEVSFMGSGVNEHRKAGWIIKNDLAGNTPQVNAAVHGDGLTSLQYRKTTDGETDEVKSPDTMPQVIQLERRGGKFIMSTAQFGKELQVVELTDVSLDKEVYVGLYVCSHDPEIVETAVFRNVRIVKPVEEGWTAYKDYIGSHLEVMDVETGSRQILYSSAHSIQAPNWTIDGEDLIYNSKGRLYKYHLEDNSISLLNTGFATNNNNDHVLTFDGQEIGISHHAEENKGASTIYHLPVKGDSTPQRVTKLGLGASYFHGWSPDKKFMLFTGERKGQFDLYKVEVSSGKETQLTNYKTLDDGSEYSPDGKYIFFNSARSGRMQLYRMDADGKNQTQLTFDEYNDWFPHISPDKKWIVFISFPKDIDPGDHPFYKHCLLRLMPYEGGEPKVIGYIYGGQGTMNVPSWSPDSKKIAFVTNSDF, encoded by the coding sequence ATGAAACTCTACCTGATCACCCTTTTCCTGTTCGCAACTTCCTGGGCTACTGCCCAAAATAAAATAGGCCTTTTTGATGCTCATGGAGATGTCGGTGCCGTGAAGAATCATGGTTTTGCTAGTTATAATGCTAAGGATCAGACTTATACCATCGGTGGCTCTGGCACTAATATGTGGGGAGATCATGATGAATTTCATTTCTTATGGACCACTTTGCAGGGTGATTTTATACTTCGGGCTGAAGTTTCTTTTATGGGAAGTGGTGTGAATGAGCATAGAAAAGCCGGATGGATAATAAAGAATGACCTGGCCGGGAATACTCCTCAGGTAAATGCAGCTGTTCATGGAGATGGACTCACTTCTTTACAATACAGAAAAACTACAGATGGTGAAACGGATGAAGTAAAATCTCCGGATACTATGCCTCAGGTGATTCAGTTAGAAAGGAGAGGCGGCAAGTTCATTATGTCTACCGCTCAGTTTGGTAAAGAGTTGCAGGTAGTGGAGCTAACCGATGTGAGCCTGGATAAAGAGGTTTATGTAGGGTTATATGTATGCTCTCACGATCCTGAAATTGTGGAAACAGCGGTATTTAGAAATGTGAGAATTGTTAAACCCGTAGAAGAAGGGTGGACGGCTTATAAAGACTACATCGGCAGTCATTTGGAGGTGATGGATGTAGAAACTGGATCCAGACAAATATTATATTCCTCGGCACATTCTATCCAGGCTCCGAACTGGACAATAGATGGTGAAGACTTGATCTATAACAGTAAGGGTAGATTGTATAAATATCATCTGGAAGATAATTCTATTTCACTGTTAAATACAGGCTTTGCCACCAATAACAATAATGATCACGTCCTCACTTTTGATGGCCAAGAGATTGGTATCAGCCATCATGCGGAGGAAAATAAAGGGGCTTCTACTATTTATCATCTACCGGTAAAGGGAGACTCTACACCTCAAAGAGTTACTAAACTTGGGCTGGGTGCCTCTTACTTTCATGGCTGGTCACCGGATAAGAAATTCATGCTCTTCACGGGGGAGAGAAAGGGGCAATTTGATCTTTATAAGGTAGAAGTTTCATCAGGCAAAGAAACTCAATTGACCAACTATAAAACGCTGGATGATGGCTCGGAATACAGCCCTGATGGCAAGTACATTTTTTTTAACTCAGCCAGAAGTGGGCGCATGCAATTATACAGAATGGATGCCGATGGCAAGAACCAAACACAGCTCACTTTTGATGAATATAATGACTGGTTTCCACATATTAGCCCGGACAAAAAGTGGATTGTTTTCATTTCTTTTCCTAAAGACATAGATCCGGGAGATCATCCTTTTTATAAACACTGTTTACTGCGCTTAATGCCTTATGAAGGTGGCGAACCCAAGGTGATTGGCTATATCTATGGTGGACAGGGAACCATGAATGTGCCGAGCTGGTCGCCCGATAGTAAGAAAATTGCTTTTGTAACTAATTCTGACTTTTAG
- a CDS encoding S41 family peptidase, whose amino-acid sequence MISKRILLFFTLFIPYFLQAQDKCTLPGKVVKTFEANHYQPRTLDDRLSQDIFELFIQNLDPDEVVFSSHDIMKLGHLKDQLDEAILADDCYPFNEILNAYDKRLSDIIIHIKNLQLADVSRFDKATFSIPTNHERSADINEVIDINIKQQYLQAKLNNDPLQKLSDHALFEAAKEGILCEYEQLKSPDKGLEEKLFSDYLMAIALSYDPHSLYLSPDDKELFNFDLSTEVLGYGFTLDWNMLDQLQVDETIPGTQVWAEGKIKKGDIVFRIIADGEVINLDCIDVDELNATLLQSSYKNIVVSLSHDNEKREIKLERGVIEQYDNTLNTLILEKNRKMAYIAIPSFYTAMDDRQRIRGLTDDMAKELISLRDEKIEGLILDLRFNGGGAIEEAIRLSGLFINEGPLFTLENRDREVNKVKDPTRGMAYDGPLLILVNEASASASEVFASTLQDYGRAIIVGSETYGKSTSQQTMPVIGTGNKHFVNVTREVLHRVTGYSYQGEGVIPDIPMEDVFKHLIIKENELKNYLRLRKLTSLTVERADLSLRQLEDSSAMRLSALPAYDSILAFNENLKEGRQFAIRLDESHYEEDIKNLNQWIVQLTSAGAIYYHNSFDVKIPEFAAFDVSLDEVLRRRYNEAKDDVETDLYVWESFNILSDFINLKTNK is encoded by the coding sequence TTGATCTCGAAGCGAATTTTATTATTCTTTACTCTCTTCATTCCTTATTTTCTGCAAGCGCAGGATAAGTGTACCCTTCCCGGTAAGGTGGTGAAAACATTTGAAGCTAATCATTACCAGCCTAGAACGCTGGATGATCGCCTATCACAGGATATTTTCGAGCTTTTTATTCAGAATTTAGATCCGGATGAAGTGGTCTTTTCATCGCATGATATTATGAAGTTGGGGCACCTGAAGGATCAGCTGGATGAGGCCATCCTGGCTGATGATTGCTACCCGTTTAATGAGATTTTGAATGCTTATGATAAAAGACTGTCTGATATTATAATTCATATCAAAAATCTACAGCTGGCTGATGTGTCCAGATTTGATAAAGCCACGTTTAGCATACCTACCAATCATGAGCGAAGTGCTGATATAAATGAAGTGATAGATATTAATATCAAGCAACAATATTTACAGGCGAAGCTGAATAATGATCCTCTACAGAAGTTATCTGATCATGCCTTATTTGAAGCAGCTAAAGAAGGAATTTTGTGTGAATATGAGCAGTTGAAATCACCAGATAAAGGTCTGGAGGAAAAGCTCTTTTCAGATTACCTCATGGCCATTGCCTTATCCTATGATCCTCATTCACTTTATTTAAGTCCAGACGATAAAGAGCTCTTTAATTTTGACTTAAGTACAGAAGTGCTCGGGTATGGTTTTACTTTAGATTGGAATATGCTGGATCAACTGCAGGTAGATGAGACTATTCCTGGTACTCAAGTTTGGGCTGAGGGAAAAATTAAAAAAGGGGACATTGTGTTCAGAATTATTGCCGATGGAGAGGTCATAAATCTAGATTGCATTGATGTAGATGAGCTAAATGCTACATTACTTCAAAGTTCTTATAAAAACATTGTTGTGAGTTTAAGTCATGATAATGAAAAACGAGAAATTAAGTTAGAAAGAGGAGTAATTGAGCAATATGATAATACTTTAAATACTCTGATTTTAGAAAAAAATAGAAAGATGGCCTACATCGCTATTCCTTCATTCTATACCGCTATGGATGATAGACAGCGGATCAGAGGCCTTACCGATGATATGGCCAAAGAGCTAATTAGTCTGAGGGATGAGAAGATTGAGGGTTTAATTTTGGATTTACGATTTAATGGAGGAGGAGCCATTGAAGAGGCCATTCGTTTGTCCGGATTATTCATTAATGAGGGGCCACTTTTCACTTTGGAAAATAGAGATCGTGAAGTAAACAAGGTTAAAGACCCTACCCGAGGGATGGCTTATGATGGACCTTTGCTAATATTAGTGAATGAAGCAAGTGCTTCAGCATCAGAGGTTTTTGCTAGTACTTTGCAAGATTACGGACGAGCCATTATTGTAGGTTCTGAAACTTATGGTAAGTCTACTTCACAGCAAACTATGCCTGTGATAGGTACAGGAAACAAGCACTTTGTAAATGTTACGCGCGAAGTATTGCATAGAGTAACAGGGTACAGCTATCAGGGTGAAGGTGTAATTCCGGACATTCCTATGGAAGATGTTTTCAAGCATTTGATTATAAAGGAAAATGAGCTTAAGAATTATTTACGATTGAGGAAACTCACCTCTTTAACTGTAGAAAGGGCTGATCTTTCTCTAAGACAGCTAGAAGATAGTAGCGCGATGAGACTATCTGCTCTGCCAGCATATGACAGTATATTGGCCTTCAATGAGAATCTGAAAGAAGGAAGACAGTTTGCTATTAGGCTGGATGAGAGTCATTATGAGGAAGATATCAAAAATCTTAATCAATGGATAGTACAATTGACTAGTGCCGGAGCCATCTACTATCATAATTCATTTGACGTGAAAATCCCTGAATTTGCAGCCTTTGATGTCTCGCTGGATGAAGTACTGCGGAGGCGTTATAATGAAGCTAAAGATGACGTAGAAACTGATCTTTACGTTTGGGAATCATTCAATATATTATCTGACTTTATCAATTTAAAAACTAACAAATAA
- a CDS encoding LIC11966 family surface protein, with amino-acid sequence MNARHVYVLVFLFIAFQVNAQESAGEYMSRLAEENGSIQNDTWSYLKASAHGRNARKVDKRRQELIATMKKASYSIKKAGTYEGDATLRDALVKYLTMSQLILQENYGKIVDLEKIAEESYDAMEAYLRAKKEAGEKLSAVFDELDSAQSVFAQKHNINLVEGEQSKKSQKIEEASETMDYYNKIYLIFFKSYKQEMYVLRDYKDDDIGAFEQDKNTLNTFSTEGLKQIEEIGSYKGDPAIKLIGAKLMRFYQDESDKKLEVYSDMVLIQEKFEKISKYVEAKKPANRTQEDVDKYNSMLKDYNAQVNKVNAVNEELNKKRSDLLDEWNKDSEKFMARHVPK; translated from the coding sequence ATGAACGCAAGACATGTTTATGTTCTGGTATTTTTATTTATAGCCTTTCAGGTAAATGCTCAGGAAAGTGCTGGTGAATATATGTCAAGACTGGCAGAGGAGAACGGTAGTATTCAAAATGATACGTGGAGTTATCTAAAGGCTTCTGCACACGGTAGAAATGCTCGGAAGGTAGATAAACGAAGGCAAGAACTCATTGCTACCATGAAAAAGGCAAGTTACAGTATAAAAAAGGCGGGTACCTATGAAGGAGATGCTACCCTCCGTGATGCTCTTGTGAAGTACCTCACAATGTCTCAGCTGATTCTGCAGGAAAACTATGGAAAGATTGTAGATCTTGAAAAAATAGCTGAAGAGTCTTATGATGCTATGGAAGCTTATTTAAGAGCCAAGAAGGAGGCTGGTGAGAAATTGTCGGCCGTTTTTGATGAGCTGGATAGTGCTCAGTCAGTATTTGCGCAGAAGCATAATATTAATCTTGTTGAAGGGGAGCAGTCTAAAAAATCGCAGAAGATAGAGGAGGCATCTGAGACCATGGATTATTATAATAAAATATACCTCATCTTCTTTAAGAGCTATAAGCAAGAGATGTACGTGCTCAGAGACTATAAAGATGACGATATTGGAGCTTTTGAACAGGATAAAAATACTTTAAATACATTCTCTACCGAAGGCCTCAAACAGATTGAAGAAATCGGAAGCTATAAGGGAGATCCTGCCATTAAGTTGATTGGTGCCAAACTGATGAGGTTTTACCAGGATGAATCCGATAAAAAGCTAGAGGTGTATTCGGATATGGTGTTGATTCAGGAGAAGTTTGAGAAAATATCTAAATACGTAGAAGCTAAAAAGCCAGCAAATCGCACGCAGGAAGATGTTGATAAGTATAACTCCATGCTTAAGGACTACAATGCGCAGGTAAATAAGGTGAATGCCGTTAATGAAGAACTCAACAAAAAGAGATCTGACTTACTTGATGAGTGGAATAAAGACTCTGAAAAGTTTATGGCCAGGCATGTGCCTAAGTAA
- a CDS encoding helix-turn-helix transcriptional regulator codes for MEKYLNLDAYHLNQAQQQILISLKLNGPQTAAALAKELKITNEGARLHLLKLAESNLVIAEQESKGVGRPTSIFKITDRGSILFPDAHADLTVQLLHTIKEELGTEALNKLISAREKDFTKKYNSAMQHEKSLEQKLNTLVNMRTQEGYMATWEKNADEYLLVENHCPICSAAKECEGLCRAELNNFKNVLGDQVNIERAEHIVKGDRRCAYRIKPKSQN; via the coding sequence TTGGAAAAATATTTAAATTTAGACGCATATCATCTGAACCAGGCTCAGCAGCAGATCCTCATCTCGCTTAAGCTCAATGGACCGCAAACCGCGGCCGCGTTGGCTAAAGAGCTGAAGATCACCAATGAAGGTGCTAGGCTGCACTTATTGAAACTGGCTGAGAGCAATCTGGTAATCGCTGAGCAGGAGTCTAAAGGTGTAGGTCGTCCTACTTCCATTTTTAAAATTACCGACAGAGGTTCCATTCTTTTCCCGGATGCGCACGCTGACCTTACCGTGCAGCTGCTGCACACCATTAAAGAAGAGCTGGGAACTGAAGCGCTGAACAAGCTGATCTCTGCCCGAGAAAAGGATTTTACCAAAAAGTATAACAGCGCCATGCAACATGAGAAATCACTGGAGCAGAAGCTAAACACACTGGTAAACATGAGAACTCAGGAAGGATATATGGCCACCTGGGAGAAAAATGCCGATGAATATTTACTGGTAGAAAACCACTGCCCTATCTGCTCTGCGGCTAAAGAATGTGAAGGCCTCTGCCGGGCAGAACTGAATAACTTTAAAAATGTGCTTGGCGATCAGGTAAATATTGAAAGAGCCGAACACATTGTGAAAGGCGACAGACGCTGTGCCTACCGAATAAAGCCTAAAAGTCAGAATTAG